The proteins below are encoded in one region of Lentisphaera araneosa HTCC2155:
- the ftsH gene encoding ATP-dependent zinc metalloprotease FtsH — MPDKNQEGPKRPLNNGENEPKKGMAGWLWILILVSIPLLLIYQNDQKEVGKSIQESKFYQLLETNKIKEVVIRYDKGLNSAVDFHLTLVEDGKTVTEENNTRTVNILLPEPAIEALKTFKVPYGSKQKSAVFGEIVSFILPLIIIVALFYFLFARQLKNAGRGAMQFGKSKAKMFAPNAEQVTFSDVAGVSEAREEVEEIVDFLKDPAKYRNLGGRLPKGCLMVGPPGTGKTLLARAIAGEAGVPFFSMSGSDFVEMFVGVGASRVRDLFEQAKKHQPCILFIDEIDAVGRARNSGGTGGGHDEREQTLNALLVEMDGFENQNGVILIAATNRADVLDKALLRPGRFDRRINVDLPDLGGRLEILKVHAKKVKLGKNVDLKLIARGTPGFSGADLANVINEGALIAARLGKKSIEHADMEEARDKVRWGKERKSMKMSERELRLTAYHEAGHTLVSLYAGSMNKLHKVTIMPRGNAYLGATMYFPEDNRYTTTRTELLAEIATTMGGQIAEKLTFGDITNGASGDIRQATSIARRMVRDWGMGEMGFVYYSSGDGEYSMKNDYSEEVGTKLDLEVRKLIDEQYQVATDILVKYQDQLKLLSETLLERETMSANEVYELLDLQYMMEADEEEFDKKLEQSLAKVDSSKVLDEDESKEDKDSESKDSSADEETSESDKTESSEDKNDSLDPESKA, encoded by the coding sequence ATGCCCGACAAGAATCAAGAGGGCCCGAAACGCCCTCTAAATAACGGTGAAAATGAACCGAAAAAAGGTATGGCTGGATGGCTTTGGATTCTCATATTAGTTTCCATCCCCCTACTACTCATTTATCAAAACGACCAAAAGGAAGTTGGGAAATCAATTCAAGAGTCAAAATTCTATCAACTCTTAGAGACCAACAAAATCAAAGAAGTTGTTATTCGTTACGACAAAGGCCTTAATAGCGCTGTTGACTTCCATCTTACACTTGTAGAAGACGGCAAAACTGTCACTGAAGAAAATAACACTCGCACTGTAAATATTCTTCTACCAGAACCTGCAATTGAAGCTCTCAAAACATTTAAAGTGCCCTATGGCAGCAAACAAAAAAGCGCTGTATTCGGTGAGATCGTTAGCTTTATTCTTCCTCTCATCATCATTGTTGCACTCTTTTACTTCTTATTTGCACGTCAACTGAAAAATGCTGGCCGTGGCGCCATGCAGTTTGGCAAGAGTAAGGCTAAAATGTTTGCACCAAATGCTGAACAAGTCACATTCTCAGATGTTGCTGGAGTTTCAGAAGCTCGTGAAGAAGTTGAAGAAATTGTCGATTTTCTTAAAGATCCGGCTAAATACCGCAACTTAGGCGGACGCCTACCCAAAGGTTGCTTAATGGTGGGCCCTCCAGGTACAGGTAAAACTCTACTCGCTCGTGCTATTGCAGGCGAAGCAGGAGTCCCTTTCTTCTCTATGAGTGGTTCTGACTTTGTTGAAATGTTTGTTGGCGTCGGCGCCAGCCGTGTTCGCGACCTCTTTGAACAAGCTAAAAAGCACCAACCTTGTATTTTATTCATCGATGAAATTGATGCTGTCGGCCGAGCTCGTAACTCTGGTGGAACTGGCGGAGGTCACGATGAGCGTGAACAGACACTCAATGCTTTACTTGTTGAAATGGATGGCTTTGAAAACCAAAATGGTGTTATCTTAATTGCAGCCACTAACCGTGCTGATGTATTGGATAAAGCCCTCTTACGCCCAGGTCGATTTGACCGACGCATTAATGTTGACCTTCCTGACCTTGGTGGTCGCTTAGAAATCTTAAAAGTTCATGCCAAAAAAGTTAAACTCGGAAAAAATGTTGACCTCAAGCTCATTGCTCGTGGCACACCTGGTTTCTCTGGTGCGGACTTAGCAAACGTCATCAATGAAGGTGCCCTTATCGCTGCACGCCTTGGCAAAAAATCTATTGAGCACGCCGACATGGAAGAAGCGCGCGACAAAGTTCGCTGGGGTAAAGAAAGAAAATCTATGAAGATGTCTGAGCGCGAACTTCGCCTCACGGCTTATCACGAAGCGGGTCACACACTCGTCAGTCTTTACGCTGGCAGCATGAATAAGCTACACAAAGTAACTATCATGCCACGAGGCAACGCTTACCTTGGTGCAACAATGTACTTCCCTGAAGACAACCGTTACACAACCACGCGAACTGAACTCCTTGCTGAAATCGCAACGACAATGGGTGGTCAAATCGCTGAGAAACTTACTTTTGGCGACATCACCAATGGCGCATCAGGCGACATTCGTCAAGCGACTAGTATTGCTCGTCGTATGGTTCGTGACTGGGGCATGGGTGAAATGGGTTTTGTTTACTACAGCAGTGGCGACGGCGAATACTCAATGAAAAATGATTACTCTGAAGAAGTCGGCACAAAGCTCGATTTGGAAGTGAGAAAACTCATTGATGAGCAATATCAAGTGGCCACTGACATCTTAGTCAAATATCAAGATCAACTTAAACTCTTATCAGAAACTCTCCTTGAACGCGAAACTATGAGCGCCAACGAAGTTTACGAACTGCTCGACTTACAGTACATGATGGAAGCCGATGAAGAAGAGTTTGATAAAAAGCTTGAGCAATCATTAGCCAAGGTGGATAGCTCTAAAGTTCTTGATGAAGATGAAAGCAAAGAAGACAAGGATTCTGAATCAAAAGATAGCTCAGCTGACGAAGAAACTTCGGAGTCTGATAAAACGGAAAGTTCAGAAGACAAGAACGATAGCTTAGACCCTGAAAGCAAAGCTTAA
- a CDS encoding FHA domain-containing protein has translation MATPKIIVLSEIMRGKNFELTGNLYTIGRTDEREICIPDGTISSYHAEIERNGEIYTARDKGSTNGTRINGIRITEQILNNSDILQVGGIELLFDCEEKGNTTAITTQTAISLDDIGGAFDPSELKNISGGMDASSSSKGTSKVIIGIIAALVVVLGVVIFFLVKKLA, from the coding sequence ATGGCAACACCTAAAATTATTGTCCTATCAGAAATAATGCGCGGCAAAAATTTCGAACTTACTGGAAATCTTTATACAATTGGCCGTACTGATGAAAGAGAGATTTGCATCCCTGACGGAACAATCAGTTCTTACCATGCAGAAATCGAGCGTAATGGCGAAATCTATACAGCTCGTGACAAAGGCAGTACGAACGGCACACGTATCAACGGCATCAGAATCACTGAACAAATACTCAACAACAGTGACATCCTCCAAGTAGGTGGCATTGAGCTTTTATTTGACTGTGAAGAAAAAGGCAATACGACTGCCATCACGACTCAAACTGCTATTAGCCTAGATGATATTGGCGGTGCATTTGATCCTAGCGAACTAAAAAATATTTCTGGCGGAATGGACGCGTCATCCTCAAGCAAAGGCACAAGCAAAGTGATTATTGGTATCATTGCTGCTCTCGTTGTTGTTCTTGGCGTTGTCATCTTTTTCTTAGTCAAAAAGCTAGCCTAA
- a CDS encoding HPr family phosphocarrier protein: MNRQIKVTVSNEYGLHARPAAMIVRALGDFESEVLLKTDSEEANCRNILDLMSLAAACGQELDIHANGPDSEDAINKLKDLFESKFGE; the protein is encoded by the coding sequence TTGAATCGACAAATAAAAGTGACTGTATCAAACGAGTATGGACTGCACGCACGCCCTGCAGCCATGATTGTGCGTGCCCTTGGAGACTTTGAAAGCGAGGTTTTACTTAAAACTGACTCAGAAGAGGCCAACTGTCGCAACATCCTTGATTTGATGTCTCTAGCGGCCGCCTGCGGCCAAGAATTAGACATCCATGCCAACGGACCAGATTCAGAAGACGCCATTAACAAATTAAAAGATTTGTTCGAATCTAAATTTGGTGAATGA
- a CDS encoding tetratricopeptide repeat protein translates to MKRLFAGLLFVSLSAFSQNDLKQQWSFAEGLFKRGFYEDALQEYKGLLIDSGSQVEKNALLRIIECCEQSKKDPEEYIDRYIKLETDPNLRIVVQLKKAALLITKKEFDKAEELYKKITSAETNYQEHALYEYGRLLLEQGKNNEAVTTFLDLSSKGKAEDKEVRIYAHYALSSLYLGQENYSSAEKHLNTLTNITKDHSLKTQAFILLIQLLATQERDAELITTHKTLATLNPHKENLNQLTIQYVLALIRSKKYDQARGALASIKNPNAEEEAWANYALGICYYQLGLYKQALISFEKSLLNQNFTESPKALAYLIYCHLQVKDMPKALELSKVFDSKHPTSSLRAEIHYKNSLLALEQNNSTLAVKELQTAINVYLPTWENIEIAHKTLAQTFAQNKQYTESAEIWYKLSGLLNNDKKSTASFKAVENYLLAKDYTQAEEVLVRTQVKPELEFKKSSLKIEICLSNKQWDKAHKLILLGLEKHPQKEKTGLLYMLQGRCFYLQNRLNDASQSLEQASKLIKQPSLLAQNLNLLASIYYSQGKKPQSAEVYAKIFRDNLQKELNWNQKQTQDISRLLELEAYLESSLIACELTNQNNTFFFLQRARIFARLEKYLQSQENLNSLELNKLSDQQFCAYSAIEALILLNDQKIDKASLTLGTIKKIDQWLPGDFPLYLYTKAKLHFINKDYDKALKNANRTYILFNDKQFSAKSLFLAVQSAYQLKRQNDAEKLLKELKKRFPTYAKRPNVANFISKNLAK, encoded by the coding sequence ATGAAAAGACTCTTTGCAGGCTTACTTTTTGTTAGTCTCAGTGCTTTTTCACAAAATGATCTTAAGCAACAGTGGAGTTTTGCCGAAGGTCTTTTTAAAAGAGGCTTTTACGAAGATGCCCTTCAAGAGTACAAAGGGCTATTGATTGACTCCGGTAGCCAAGTCGAAAAAAACGCCCTACTCAGAATCATCGAATGTTGCGAACAGAGCAAAAAAGACCCTGAAGAATACATTGATCGCTATATTAAGCTTGAGACAGACCCTAACTTACGCATTGTCGTCCAACTCAAAAAAGCAGCCCTGCTGATCACAAAAAAAGAGTTCGACAAAGCCGAAGAACTCTATAAAAAAATTACTAGCGCAGAAACTAACTATCAAGAGCATGCTCTTTACGAATATGGTCGCCTACTTTTAGAACAAGGCAAAAACAATGAAGCCGTAACTACCTTCTTAGACCTCAGCAGTAAAGGCAAAGCTGAAGATAAAGAAGTACGTATTTATGCCCACTATGCTCTCTCCTCTCTTTATTTAGGCCAAGAAAACTATTCTAGCGCTGAAAAGCACCTTAATACGCTGACGAATATTACAAAAGATCACTCTCTGAAAACTCAAGCTTTCATCTTACTCATTCAGCTTTTGGCCACACAAGAGCGTGACGCTGAACTGATTACTACTCACAAAACACTGGCGACTCTCAATCCACATAAGGAGAACCTTAACCAACTGACTATCCAATATGTACTTGCACTTATAAGGTCGAAAAAATATGATCAAGCACGTGGTGCACTCGCATCAATTAAAAACCCAAATGCCGAAGAAGAGGCATGGGCTAACTACGCCTTAGGCATTTGCTATTACCAGTTAGGCTTATACAAACAAGCACTCATCTCATTTGAGAAAAGCTTACTAAATCAAAACTTCACGGAATCACCAAAAGCCTTGGCTTACCTCATTTATTGTCACTTACAAGTCAAGGATATGCCTAAAGCCCTAGAGCTAAGCAAAGTTTTTGATAGCAAACACCCCACTTCTTCCCTACGTGCTGAAATTCATTACAAAAATAGCCTTTTAGCTCTGGAACAAAACAATTCTACACTAGCTGTAAAAGAGTTACAAACCGCTATTAACGTCTATTTACCCACATGGGAAAATATTGAAATCGCACACAAAACCCTAGCTCAAACCTTTGCTCAAAACAAGCAATATACAGAAAGTGCTGAAATCTGGTATAAACTCTCTGGTCTATTAAACAATGATAAAAAAAGCACTGCTTCATTTAAGGCGGTAGAAAATTACTTACTCGCTAAAGATTACACACAAGCAGAAGAAGTCTTAGTTAGAACTCAAGTCAAACCTGAACTAGAATTCAAAAAATCGTCTCTAAAAATAGAAATATGCCTTAGTAATAAACAATGGGACAAAGCACACAAACTCATCCTCCTCGGTCTCGAGAAGCACCCCCAAAAAGAAAAAACTGGTCTCCTCTATATGCTGCAAGGTAGATGTTTTTATTTACAAAACCGCCTAAACGATGCGAGTCAATCTTTAGAGCAAGCCTCAAAACTCATAAAACAACCCTCACTCTTAGCTCAAAATCTAAACTTATTAGCAAGTATCTACTACTCTCAAGGCAAAAAGCCTCAATCTGCTGAAGTCTATGCAAAAATCTTTAGAGATAATTTACAAAAAGAACTCAACTGGAACCAAAAACAAACACAAGACATCAGCCGTCTTCTTGAGCTAGAAGCCTACTTAGAAAGCAGTTTGATCGCCTGTGAACTTACTAATCAGAATAATACTTTTTTTTTCCTCCAGCGCGCGAGGATTTTTGCTCGACTTGAAAAGTACCTACAAAGCCAGGAGAACTTAAACAGCCTAGAACTCAATAAACTAAGCGACCAACAATTCTGCGCATACTCAGCAATCGAAGCACTCATCCTTCTCAATGACCAGAAAATTGATAAGGCGAGCCTAACTCTAGGGACGATCAAAAAAATTGATCAATGGCTACCCGGCGACTTCCCTCTCTACCTCTACACCAAAGCAAAACTACACTTCATTAATAAGGATTACGACAAGGCATTAAAAAATGCCAACAGGACTTACATCCTCTTTAACGACAAGCAATTTTCAGCAAAGAGCTTATTCCTAGCAGTGCAATCCGCCTATCAACTCAAGCGACAAAACGACGCTGAAAAACTCCTTAAAGAACTCAAAAAACGCTTCCCGACATATGCAAAACGGCCAAATGTGGCAAATTTTATCTCAAAAAACCTCGCGAAGTAG